Proteins from a genomic interval of Nematostella vectensis chromosome 5, jaNemVect1.1, whole genome shotgun sequence:
- the LOC5517821 gene encoding 39S ribosomal protein L54, mitochondrial, whose translation MAVAMRGLVSRNVSCVFGSCRSILGFRANFYSTKPAQEDSSQQKEPELCKGVNYLKDESDPPLLPDSEYPDWLWDLLDPPKEDSVTYRRRMSKRMRRQENEIRRQKKF comes from the exons ATGGCTGTCGCCATGAGAGGGTTAGTGAGCAGAAATGTTTCGTGCGTTTTTGGTTCTTGCCGAAGTATACTAGGATTTAGAGCTAATTTCTACTCAACAAAGCCAG cTCAAGAAGATAGTAGCCAACAGAAAGAGCCTGAATTATGTAAAGGAGTAAATTACCTGAAAGATGAGTCCGACCCCCCTTTGCTACCTGACAGCGAATACCCAGACTGGTTGTGGGACTTGTTAGATCCGCCAAAAGAGGACTCAGTCACCTATCGTCGGAGAATGAGCAAGCGAATGAGAAGACAAGAGAATGAGATTAGAAGACAGAAAAAgttttga